GTATTGAATTTGCCATGAGTCCTTTTGAGGCAGTGTTCGGCAACTTGTGTCTATTAAAGGGCAAGAAGGTTTTTGGATCATTTGGCGGTCACGGTAATGACTGAAGGAGCGCGAACAAATCGGCCAAGTCGGCATCACTCATCTGCCACCGGGGCATATCCTGGCTCAGTAATTCCCCATTGGGGTGCTGACCGTCTACCTCAAAGTAGCAATCAACCAGCAGATAGCGCCGCCGAGAGGCGCTCGCCACGCAGCAGTTGGGCGTTGATAGCGACAATGACTGTACTGAGCGACATGAAAAGTGCTCCGATTGCGGGGGATAGTAGGACGCCCCAGGGGGCCAGGGCGCCCGCCGCCAGCGGTAACGCGATAACGTTGTAGCCTGCAGCCCACCACAGGTTTTGGACCATCTTGCGGTAACTGGCGCGGCTAAGAGCGATAACTTTGACCACATCCAGTGGGTTGCTCTTGACCAGAATCAACCCGGCCGACTCAATGGCGACATCTGTACCACCGCCTATGGCGATACCCACATCGGCTTTCGTTAGGGCAGGGGCATCGTTAACGCCATCACCAACGACAGCCACGTGCTTGCCTTGTGCCTGCAGCTCATCTACTTTCTGAACTTTATCCTCCGGCAGTACTTCGGCGAAAATGTGGTCAATGCCCAGGTCGGCGGCCACCGCCTGCGCCACCTCACGGCTATCACCGGTCAGCATGGCCACCTCAATCCCCATCGCATGCAGGCGACGGACGGCTTCCTTGCTTTCTGGGCGCACCACATCCGCCACGGCAAAGGTGGCGACCACCTGCTTATCCGCCACCAGGTAGACTACCGATTGGGCCTTCTCCCCCGCTACCCGCGCCAAGCCGTCCAGGTCCGCAGACGGGCGCACGCCCAGCATCTCCAACAAGCGCGGGCCGCCCACATAGACCTGCTTGCCATCGAGAGACGCCTGCACTCCTCGCCCTTTCAAAGCGATGAACTCGCTTACCGCAGGCGGTGTTAGGCCGCGATCGTGCGCCGCTCGCCGGATGGCCTGGGCAATGAGATGCT
The window above is part of the Chloroflexota bacterium genome. Proteins encoded here:
- a CDS encoding heavy metal translocating P-type ATPase encodes the protein VNEAMITGESRPVNKEPGAKVIAGTLNGDGSLRVRVTATGDQTALAGIMRLVEQAQQSKSHTQVLADRAAGWLFYIALTVAALTAAGWSVAVGFNVEVLKRVVTVLVIACPHALGLAVPLVVAITTALGAKNGILVRDRLALEAAREIDVVVFDKTGTLTEGKFGVAGVAVAEGWDEGDALALAAAIEGDSEHLIAQAIRRAAHDRGLTPPAVSEFIALKGRGVQASLDGKQVYVGGPRLLEMLGVRPSADLDGLARVAGEKAQSVVYLVADKQVVATFAVADVVRPESKEAVRRLHAMGIEVAMLTGDSREVAQAVAADLGIDHIFAEVLPEDKVQKVDELQAQGKHVAVVGDGVNDAPALTKADVGIAIGGGTDVAIESAGLILVKSNPLDVVKVIALSRASYRKMVQNLWWAAGYNVIALPLAAGALAPWGVLLSPAIGALFMSLSTVIVAINAQLLRGERLSAALSAG